In the genome of Crassaminicella thermophila, the window CTGAACCGAATTTTTCTCTTATTTTTTTAATCAAGTCTTTTGAATATCTTGCTGCTTTATTCTGTTCAGTTGAATGGTTTCTTCCTTTTAAGTAACCGATGGCAACAACTGCAGCAGTTGCAGCACCGCAAACACTACCAGTACTCATACCACTTCCAAAAGGAGAGCCTATGCATACAGGAATATTTATTTTCTTTTTTTCATTAACAGATTGAATAATTGATTCAGCACAATTATATCCTTCTCTGTAATAGTTTATTGCCATACAAAACACCTTCCAATCATTATTGTCATACGCCAAAATTATATAGTGATTCTATTTTTTTGTCAAATGAAAATATATAGATTAACAATTTTAAAATATCTTCTTTTTATTTCATAAAAATTACAAATAAAGGAGGAAATTGACTATTCTTATCGAAAATGCTACATATAATGTCTAAATTGAGGTAGTAATAAAGCGAAAATATTAGAAATGAATTATATTGTTTATATTTAAGGTGAGAATTTAAAATTACTTGTTTATGATTATAAAAATCTAAGGAGGTATTATTTTGAATATAAATGAAAAGCTTTGTGTAGCTATAGGTGGATTGTTTCATGATATTGGAAAAGTGCTTAGAAGATCTAGACTTAAGTCAAAAGGGAAAAGTCATAGTATCCAATCTGAGAAATACGTAAAAGATTATTTTTCTAATATAGATTTTTTAAAAGATGAGGAACTAGAGCTAATTGAATATATAGCAAGGTATCATCATGTTTCGGATGAAAATATCAGTAAAGCTTTAAAAGAAAACAGTATGATGGAAGAAGTTTTGAAATATATAAAATATGTTAAAAAAGCTGATGGTGAGTCGGCAGGAGAAAGAAAAATAGAAGGGAAAAATAAAAGAAGTATAGAGGATAATCCTTTTACTAATATGCTTTCACTTATGTGGCAGGCTTTTAATGACAGAAAATATAATTCAAATTTTAATTATTTCAGACCAAATATATTTTCAAGATTAAACATGCCAAAAAAATATATAGAAAAAGAAGAGATATCAAGTTATGTAAATATAATGAAGAATGAATTAGGACGTGATTTGGATAATTTAAGACAATATAATGAAAGATTTAAAGAACATGAAGATGAATTTGTTGCGTGCTTACAATATTTAATGAAAGAGTATACATCATATATTACCTCTTGCGGAAAGGAAATAGTAAGAGATATTTCTATGTACAATCATTCAGTTACTACTGCTGCTTTAGCACTTTGTAGATGTATAGATGAAAAAGATAAACAGAGGATAAATGAATATATATTATTACATGGAAGGATTTATGATATCCAAAAGTATATTTATGGAGATATAAATAAAAGGATAGAAAAGCCTTTAAGAAGGGTTTTAACACGATCAAATATTATATCAATTTTAAATACGATTATTCCTTATGAAATCATCCAAGAATTAAAATTATATACTACAAATATATTATTCTGTGGTGGAGGAACTTTTTCATTATTACTGCCTAAAAAATATGAAGATGAAGCAGAAAAAATAATTGAGAGAATAAAGAAAAAAGTGGCAGAAATATTTGAAAATAAAATCTATATAGAATATGTATTGAAAACTATTAATGTAAGAGATAAGAAAAAAGAATATTCATACAAAACACATAAAAAATATATGAAAGAATTTTATGAGTACAAAAAAGATTTTCAAAAGGCAAATAACGAACTAAATCAAAAGAAGTACAATAGAAGCATATATTTAATTGATTTTAATAAGAATTGCAAGGAAGAGTATTACAAATGTAGCAATTGTGGGATTAATACTAAAAGAAGAGATAAGTGTTCAATCTGTCAAATAGAAGAAAACTGGATGGATAAAGATATTTATGATGTAAAAATAGCATATGAAAAAATGAGAGTAGAAAATATTGAAGCTTACGAAAAATTAGAGGCTACAAAAAAAGGACAAACAGTTATATTATTTGATGAAAAAAATATTGAAAAATATAAAGATAAATATCCTATAGGAGGAATTTATCCTGTAGGAAAATATAGTATTCCTAAAAGTAATGAATTATGCAAAAAATGTAGTATTAAAGATATTTGTGATGAAAAATCAGATGGAAAAATTCTTAGTCTTACCTGCATAGAGAAGTTAAGTAAAAATGAAAGGCTAGTAGCTACTGCAAAAATTGATTTAGATGATATGGCATTTCTTATGTACTATATATATCCTGTTTCAAAAAAAGATAAAAAGTCAAAAAATGTTGAAAAATATCCTTTTGCTATATCTAGATTAGCTAATTTGGCAGATCTAATAAATGTATTTTTTACACAACATTTGGTTAGTGTTGTAAAAAATAAATATACTGAAGATATTTTTATTCTATATAGTGGAGGCGATGATATATTACTTACAGGAAATTGGGAAAGGGTTTATGATTTTGTATTAGAGATTAACAAAACATTTAATCGATATATAGGACAAAAAAGCGAAAAAAGAAATATTACATTAACTAGTAGTATTGTACTTCATAAAGCAACTAGACCTTTTAATATGGTTTTAAAGGAAGTAAATAGAAATATGAGTTTGGCTAAGGAAACTAAAAATTTAGTTATTATAAATG includes:
- a CDS encoding C-GCAxxG-C-C family (seleno)protein, with the protein product MAINYYREGYNCAESIIQSVNEKKKINIPVCIGSPFGSGMSTGSVCGAATAAVVAIGYLKGRNHSTEQNKAARYSKDLIKKIREKFGSEICIDLKRKGVSCKEIIQFVDDYLKTLTQE
- the cas10 gene encoding type III-A CRISPR-associated protein Cas10/Csm1, producing the protein MNINEKLCVAIGGLFHDIGKVLRRSRLKSKGKSHSIQSEKYVKDYFSNIDFLKDEELELIEYIARYHHVSDENISKALKENSMMEEVLKYIKYVKKADGESAGERKIEGKNKRSIEDNPFTNMLSLMWQAFNDRKYNSNFNYFRPNIFSRLNMPKKYIEKEEISSYVNIMKNELGRDLDNLRQYNERFKEHEDEFVACLQYLMKEYTSYITSCGKEIVRDISMYNHSVTTAALALCRCIDEKDKQRINEYILLHGRIYDIQKYIYGDINKRIEKPLRRVLTRSNIISILNTIIPYEIIQELKLYTTNILFCGGGTFSLLLPKKYEDEAEKIIERIKKKVAEIFENKIYIEYVLKTINVRDKKKEYSYKTHKKYMKEFYEYKKDFQKANNELNQKKYNRSIYLIDFNKNCKEEYYKCSNCGINTKRRDKCSICQIEENWMDKDIYDVKIAYEKMRVENIEAYEKLEATKKGQTVILFDEKNIEKYKDKYPIGGIYPVGKYSIPKSNELCKKCSIKDICDEKSDGKILSLTCIEKLSKNERLVATAKIDLDDMAFLMYYIYPVSKKDKKSKNVEKYPFAISRLANLADLINVFFTQHLVSVVKNKYTEDIFILYSGGDDILLTGNWERVYDFVLEINKTFNRYIGQKSEKRNITLTSSIVLHKATRPFNMVLKEVNRNMSLAKETKNLVIINEVIQEQESRFRGICINYKNLKKAKKIISKYTEWIEEEKISRGLLYDLVTIMNMRKKGGIEALKGASILNYILEKNEVDIDISNEIKALIKEKEIDLSIFILKTAIRKSKKEEL